The sequence below is a genomic window from Natronoarchaeum mannanilyticum.
CTACACGAAGGACCTGTTCGGCACCGTCGTCCCGGCCGACCCCTCGGCGTTCCTCGGGTACCTCGCCGAGGAGACCGAACGACGCGCGGAGGTGGTCGATCGCGTCGTCAGCGGAAGCGACAACGAGGAGCTGAAAAGCCAGACCGGCGAGTTCGTCGACAGCCTTCACGGCAACGCCGAGGAGGTTCAGGACGAGCTCGACGGCGCCCAGTTCGGCACGTTCGACGTGCTGTTCGCCGCGCTGAACTTCAACTACGGCTGGAAGATCTACCAGGTCGAGCGCATCGTCGACGAGTTCGGCGACGAGCTCGACGAGGACCAGCGGGAGGCGTTCGACGAACTCCAGTCGGCCCTGGCGATGTTCGGTCCGGCCCGCGAGCACATCAAGACGCTGTACTTCCAGTGGGCGCTCGTCGACCTCTCGGTGTACATCCTCTACGCGGCGATCCCCGCGCTGGTCGTCGCCGGCGGCATGCTCACGTTCGTCGGCTCGGCGACGTTCACGGGCGCCTTCCTGTCGATCCCGACCGTCACCTGGGTGTTCGCGGCGGCCTTCACGATCTCGCTGATCCCGTTCCTCCTCTTTGTCGCCTACATCCTCCGGATCGCGCCGGTCGCCAAGCGGACGCTGGCGATCGGCCCGCTGATCCTCCGGGAGTCACAGCGGTAGACGGACGCCGAGTTTCGGCGTCGCGCCCGTCGTTCCCCGCTCCCGTTACTGGTCTCCCGCCACCGCATCGCCCTCGAACCGGTCGGGCGTCACGCGCGAGAGCCGCATCGCGTTGCCCGTCACGCCGAGGCTCATCCCCATGTCGCCGACGACCACCGCCAGCGCGACCGAGACGTAGCCCAGCGGGACGCCGAACGCCAGCAGCGCCTTGACGCCGAGGCTCGACCAGATGTTCTGCCGGATGACGGCGTTGCCCCGGTGGGACAGGTCGTACAGGTACGGCAGCTTCCCGACGTCGTCACCCATCAGCGCGATGTCGGCCGTCTCCAGGGCCGTGTCGGTGCCCGCCGCGCCCATCGCGACGCCGACGTTCGCGGTCGCCAGCGCCGGCGCGTCGTTGACGCCGTCGCCGACCATCGCGACGCTCCCGTACTCCGATTGCAGCGCCTCGATCGCGTCGACCTTCTCGTCGGGCAGCAGCTCGGCACGGTACTCGTCGACGCCGACCTCCTCGGCGATCGCCCGCGCGGTCCCCTCGTTGTCGCCGGTGAGCATCACGACTCGGCCGACGCCGAGGTCGCGCAGGCGCTCGACGGCGCGTTTCGAGGCGGGTCGGACCTCGTCGGCGACCGCGACGACGCCGAGCAGTTCGGACTCGGTCCCGACGAGCACGACCGTTTTGCCCTCGCGTTCGAGCGCCCGGATTCGGTCGGCGACCGACCCGACGTCGGCGTCCGGCTCGTCTTCGGCGCCTGCGTCGGGCTCTCTATCGGCGTCGGACGCCGTCGCGACCGACCCGCCGTCGGTCCGCCGGCTCCCCGCGGCTCCGACGCCCGCGTTCGAGAGGTCGACGCCGAGTTCCTCGAACAGCGCGGGCTTGCCCGCGTAGAACGTCCGACCGTCGAGGTCGGCGCGGACGCCCTTCCCCGTCAGGCTCTCGAACTCCGAGGGCTCGGGCAGGTCGTCGACGCCCGTCTCGTCGGCCCGGTCGAGGATCGCCCGCGCGATCGGGTGCTCGCTCCGGCGCTCCAGCGCGGCGGCGCGCCGCAGCAGGTCGTCGGCGTCGCCGCCGTCCGTCGGGACGACGTCGGTGACCGCCAACTCCCCCTTCGTGAGCGTCCCCGTCTTGTCGAGGGCGACGGTGTCCACCTCGCCCATCGCTTCGAGGTAGTTGCCGCCCTTGATGAGGACGCCGTTCTTCGCGGCGCTGGTGATCCCCGAGACGACCGAGACGGGCGTCGAGATCACGAACGCGCAGGGGCAGGCGATCACCAGCAGGGTGAGCCCGCGGACGAACCAGGTGCCCCAGTCGCCCGGGAGCGAGAGCGCGAACCCGGCCGCCCCGACCGTCGTCGAGCCGTCGATCAGCAGCGGCGGCACGGCGGCGGTGAGAATCGCCAGCGCGACGATAACCGGCGTGTAGTAGCCCGCGAACCGGTCGACGAACTGCTCGGTTTCGGTCTGCTCGGCCTGGGCGCCCTGAACCATCTCGATGATCCGCGAGAGCGTCGAGTCGCCCGCGGTCGACGTGACCTCGATTTCGAGGTATCCCTCGGCGGCGATCGACCCCGCGAACGCCTCGTCGCCCGGCGTCTTGTCGACCGGGACGCTCTCGCCGGTGATCGGCGACTCGTCGACCGCGCTCTCGCCCTCCCGCACGACGCCGTCGAGGGGGATCTTCTCGCCCGGCCGAACGACGACCGTCTCGCCCACTTCGACCTCTTCAGCCGGAACCGTGATCTCCTCTCCACCGCGCCGGACCGTCGCCTCGTCGGGCGACAGCTCCATCAGCTCGCGCAGCGAGTCCCGGGCCCGGTCCATCGCGAAGTCCTCCAGCAGCTCGGCGACGCTAAACAGCACCGCGAGCGTCGCCGCCTCGACGAAGTAGCCGATCCCCGTCGCCGCGACGATCGCGGTCCCCATCAGCAGGTCGATGTCCAGGCTGCGCTGGCGCGCCGAGTAGTAGCCGCCACGGATCACGGGGAGTCCGCTTGCGACGACGGCGCCGACGAACAGCACGTCCGCGAGCGAGAGCGGGTAGTCGAGCACGCTCGCGACCTCCGGATTGAGCCCCGTCAGGACGAACTCGAACAGGAGCCCGAACGCCACGAGGACGGCCCCGATCCAGGTCTTGATCGCGCGCGTGCTCGTCCAGATCTCGGCGGGCGGCGCGACGTCGACGCCGCCGGCGCTGGCGTCCTCGCCGTCCGTCTCTTCGCCGTCGCCACCGACGACCTCGTAACCCGCGCCCTCGATCGCCGCGACGAGAGCGGACCGATCGGTCCGATCGGGGTCGTAGGTCACCGTCGCCGTTCCCGTCGTCGGCTGCTCGGTGGCGTCGACGACGCCGTCGACCCGCTTGAGGCTCTTGTCGACTTTCCCGGCACAGGACGGGCAGTCCATCTCGGGGACGGAGAAGCGAGCGGTCAGCTCGCGCCGCTCTCCGCCCCCCGCCTCCGCACCCTGGTCCGACTTCTCTGTCATCAGATCAGGGTTGGGGCGGTACGTCGATAAGCCTTAGTTGGAATATTCCAACTCGGATTCGAGCCGCGTCACCCACCCGGAGCCACCGATCAGAGCGACGCCGATGGGCCCTCGACGCCCGGTTCCTCGGCGACGTGTCGCTTCGCCAGTTGCTCCTCGGCCCGCCGGAGCCTGTAGGTCAGCGTCGACCGGGGAACGTCTAGGTGGTCGGCGAGTTCGCCGACGTCGACCGCCCGCGGCGATTCGTAGTAGCCGTGCTCGACCGCAGCCCTGAGCGCGGCCTCCTGCTGCGGCGTCAGCTCGTTCGCCTCGCGACTGCCGGCCTCGCCCGGCGACGCCGCGCTCTCGCCGGTCCGGAGCATCTCCGTGCGCGCGCAGTCGCCGACCGCCTCCTTCAGGTCGTCGAAGAACTCGCCCACGTCGCCCTCGCCGGAGTGGACCAGCCGCCAGGTGTAGTGGCGCCCCTCGTGGCGCGTCTCGAACAGCACGCCGTCGCCGAGATGGTCGCGAGCGATGTGGGGCACCGAGTCGCAGTTGGGAGTGCGCTCCCAGTACGAGTACAGCACGAGCGCGTCGTCGGTGTGTTCGAGCACTTCCGTCGACTGGGTTGCCCCGCAGTGCTCGGTCGCCAGGCAGTCGGCGTAGTAATCGGCCGTCAGAAAGGCGTCCTCGATCGCGTCGAGCGCGTCGGGCGACCCCGTCGCGTGGTCGACTCGCCAGAGCTTCTCGTCGGTCGCGTGCAAGGAGAGCGACCGGATCCGGGCGTCCGGGTGCTCCGCGAGCGTGTCGGCAACCCTGTTGCAGCCCGGCTCGTACTCTAGGGCGAAGGCGAGTTCGCGCATAGCTGGGGGTACGGGTCGGCGGCCTAAAACCGTGCTGCGAGCGCGGTTGCGGTGCCGCCCCCGGCAAGCTCGCGCCGCTCCGCCTCAGATCACGTCGTCGGGCTCGTGAACCTCCGCCATTCGCTGGGCTTCGGCGGCGTACTGCTCCCGAAGATCGGCGTCGTCGACGGCCCCGAGATTTCCCGGCTCGGCGTCGACCGCCGCCGTCGTGTCGCGGACGTCGGTAAAGGAGGTCAGCGCCCGCTCCTTCCGGAAGTACCGCTCGCCGTCGGGAGTCGCGTACGTGAGAATGATCAGGTTCTGCTCGTCGTCCGAATACGTCCGCTCGACGAGCCAGACGCGGACGCCACCGTCGGTATCGCCTTCCATACCTATTCGTTCGAGGACCGGACGGAAGTCGGTGGCGCCGATCGGCGCTGAAGTGGATTTGCTATCGCACTATGGGATTTATCGCGTACGAAGTGCCGGAAAAACCGGGGTCCTGATATGCCCCTGGCGGCAACGAACGGACGTGATAGACGCAGTCAGCAAGCGGCGGGCGACGAGGGGGCGCCCGTGACGCGCGAATCGGCAGGCGGGAGCCCGTACGCTCCCCACGGCGAGTCCGAGACCGCGGCGATGCTGTCGGCGGTCGGCGTCGACTCGGCCGAGGAGCTGTTCGACGTGCCCGAATCGGTGCGCTTCGACGGCGAGTTCGGCATCGACGCGCGCGGCGAGCGCGAGATTCGTGAGGAGCTCCGGTCGATGCTCGGCCGGAACGACGATCTCGTCGAACTGCTCGGCCGGGGGCACTACGACCACTACGTGCCGTCGCTGGTCGACCATATCTCGCAGCGCTCGGAGTTTCTGACCTCCTACACGCAGTACCAGCCCGAGATCGCACAGGGGTTCCTGCAGGTTCTGTTCGAGTACCAGTCGCTGTTCGTCGAGCTCACGGGGTTAGAGATCGTGAACTGCTCGATGTACGACGCCGCGACGGCGCTGGGCGAGGCGGCGACGCTGGCCGATCGGGTTCGCAGCGCGAGCGGCCACAGGGTGCTCGTTCCCGAACACCTGCGCGCCGAGCGCCGGGACGTGCTGGCGAACTACGTCTCGGGAACGGACCTGACCGTCGAAAGCTACTCGATGGCCGACGGAAACGTCGATCTGGCGGCTCTCGACGACCTGCTCGACGACGACGCCGTCATGGTGTACGCCGAGACGCCGACGGTTCGCGGCGCGATCGAGGAAGGTCTCGGTGACGTCGCCGATCTGACCCACGACAACGACGCGCTGTTCTGTCTCGGCTCGGACCCGATCGCGCTCTCGCTGCTCGAAGAACCGGCGAGCGTCGGCGCCGACGTCGTGGTCGGCGACGCGAGCGTACTCGGGCTCCCCGCGAGCTACGGGATGGGTCTGGGACTGTTCGCGACGCGCGAGGACTACGTCCGACAGGTCCCCGGTCGACTCGTGGGCGCCAGCGACGACGCCG
It includes:
- a CDS encoding cation-translocating P-type ATPase, with translation MTEKSDQGAEAGGGERRELTARFSVPEMDCPSCAGKVDKSLKRVDGVVDATEQPTTGTATVTYDPDRTDRSALVAAIEGAGYEVVGGDGEETDGEDASAGGVDVAPPAEIWTSTRAIKTWIGAVLVAFGLLFEFVLTGLNPEVASVLDYPLSLADVLFVGAVVASGLPVIRGGYYSARQRSLDIDLLMGTAIVAATGIGYFVEAATLAVLFSVAELLEDFAMDRARDSLRELMELSPDEATVRRGGEEITVPAEEVEVGETVVVRPGEKIPLDGVVREGESAVDESPITGESVPVDKTPGDEAFAGSIAAEGYLEIEVTSTAGDSTLSRIIEMVQGAQAEQTETEQFVDRFAGYYTPVIVALAILTAAVPPLLIDGSTTVGAAGFALSLPGDWGTWFVRGLTLLVIACPCAFVISTPVSVVSGITSAAKNGVLIKGGNYLEAMGEVDTVALDKTGTLTKGELAVTDVVPTDGGDADDLLRRAAALERRSEHPIARAILDRADETGVDDLPEPSEFESLTGKGVRADLDGRTFYAGKPALFEELGVDLSNAGVGAAGSRRTDGGSVATASDADREPDAGAEDEPDADVGSVADRIRALEREGKTVVLVGTESELLGVVAVADEVRPASKRAVERLRDLGVGRVVMLTGDNEGTARAIAEEVGVDEYRAELLPDEKVDAIEALQSEYGSVAMVGDGVNDAPALATANVGVAMGAAGTDTALETADIALMGDDVGKLPYLYDLSHRGNAVIRQNIWSSLGVKALLAFGVPLGYVSVALAVVVGDMGMSLGVTGNAMRLSRVTPDRFEGDAVAGDQ
- a CDS encoding helix-turn-helix domain-containing protein, whose translation is MRELAFALEYEPGCNRVADTLAEHPDARIRSLSLHATDEKLWRVDHATGSPDALDAIEDAFLTADYYADCLATEHCGATQSTEVLEHTDDALVLYSYWERTPNCDSVPHIARDHLGDGVLFETRHEGRHYTWRLVHSGEGDVGEFFDDLKEAVGDCARTEMLRTGESAASPGEAGSREANELTPQQEAALRAAVEHGYYESPRAVDVGELADHLDVPRSTLTYRLRRAEEQLAKRHVAEEPGVEGPSASL
- the gcvPA gene encoding aminomethyl-transferring glycine dehydrogenase subunit GcvPA — encoded protein: MPLAATNGRDRRSQQAAGDEGAPVTRESAGGSPYAPHGESETAAMLSAVGVDSAEELFDVPESVRFDGEFGIDARGEREIREELRSMLGRNDDLVELLGRGHYDHYVPSLVDHISQRSEFLTSYTQYQPEIAQGFLQVLFEYQSLFVELTGLEIVNCSMYDAATALGEAATLADRVRSASGHRVLVPEHLRAERRDVLANYVSGTDLTVESYSMADGNVDLAALDDLLDDDAVMVYAETPTVRGAIEEGLGDVADLTHDNDALFCLGSDPIALSLLEEPASVGADVVVGDASVLGLPASYGMGLGLFATREDYVRQVPGRLVGASDDAGGRRAYTLTLQTREQHIRKERATSNICTNQAWVALRTAIHAAWLGPSGLVEEAERAVEQAQELAARLDAVPGVEAPVHDRHHFREFVARTDSSADEIAADLADRGFAVHALDDDLVQICATDHDDATLDEFVAAFEEVTA